GTGGCAGGCTTTTAATCCGTTGGTCGGCGGTTCGAATCCGCCACGACCTACCAGTTTTTCGGCCCGACTACCGCAGTTACCAAGAACGTCTAAGTTAGCGACTACTACGGGCCGTTAGCTCAGCTGGTAGAGCAGTGGACTCTTAATCCATTGGTCGTAGGTTCGATCCCTACACGGCCTACCAAAACTCCCCTTTGCGAGACACCCGCCCTTCGCCAGCGTCTTGCCTGCCTGACCGTGGCGCACACGTGACGCCGGCATCACGTTCCCGCTCCGATGAGATCCGATGCGCGCAGCCGCAGCTTGAAGGCCCGCAGCAACTCACCGACAATCGACCCGCGAGGCTCTCCGCCGTTGTGGTGAACTGAACGCGAGAGCCTCAACCTTCGAGACCCGCGGAGGGCGCCGCGAGCCAAATCCCTATCGCACCGGCGGGGGGCGGCGTCTGGACAATCGGATTGAAATAACCCCATGACCGCCCGCGAGCATCACGTCACGGCGCCGGAGGATCAAGTCCCGGTTTCGCAAAAGGTCGCCTATGGTCTGGGCGCCATCGTGACAATCGTCGCGGTGAATTCGGTGGTGCAGCTCACGAGCCTGGTCTACGTCGTCGGATTGGGCATCAGCGCGATCTGGATCGGCTATGCCCAGGCGTTTCCGCGGCTGTGGGACGCGATCATCGATCCGTTCCTCGGCAACCTGTCGGACAACTCGCGGTCGCGCTTTGGCCGGCGAATCCCGTTTCTGGTCGTTGGCGGGATTCTGATCGGGATCGCGTTCTGGCTGCTGTGGACCGTGCCCCGCGACTGGAGCAAGGAGGCGATGTTCGCCTACTTCGTCGTCGCCTCGCTCTTTTTCTACACGGTGGTGCCGATCTACTCGATTCCGCACGGCGCGCTCGGCCTGGAGATGACGCCGGACTATCACGAGAGAACCAGCATCTTCGCCTACGCGAGCTTCATCGGGAACGTGGGCGCGTTGACGCTGCCGTGGGTCTATTTCCTGGCCAACCGCCCGATTTTCGGCGGCGACGAGGTCAACGGCGTGAAATGGATCTGCCTCGGGATGAGCGTCGTTCTCACGGCTGCGGCTCTCATCTGCGCGTTCGTCTGCAAGGAAGGAAAACTGCAGCAGACGCAAGGGCAGGAGCGCGTGCCGATGCTCGAGAGCTTCAAGACGACCTACCGGAATGGCACGTTCGTCCGGCTCGTGATCGTGTTCGTGCTGTTGATCGTCGGCTTCCAACTCGTGATGGGCTTCAGCAACCTCATCCAGATCTTCTACATTTTCGACGGCAACAAGGACGCGGCATCGGCGCTGATGGCGGAGAACGGTACGCTCTGGGCGATCGTCGGCATCGTGGGCGTGATTCCGATGACGTGGCTCTCGAAACGTCTCGGCAAGCGCACGACCGTACTGCTCGCGCTGGCGCTGATCGCGGCGGGCAACCTCGCAAAGATCGTCTGTTACAACCCGGCTTTTCCGCGACTCACTTACTTTCCGACGATTTGCCTGTCGCTCGGGATGGTGTTCTGCTTTTCGCTCGTGAACGCGATGATTGCCGACATCTGCGATGAGGACGAGTATTCCACGGGAATCCGGCGCGAAGGCATCTATTTCGCCGTCTACAACTGGTGGTGGAAGGTGGCGGTTTCAATTGCGACGATCGTGAGCGGCTACCTGCAGCACCTGACCGGGTTCGTCGAAGGCGCCGCGACCCAAAGCGCGGCTACGATGTTCTGGCTCCGATTCTGGGAGATCGGTCTGCCGTCGGCGATGTGCGTCGTCGCCATGGCGCTGATGGCCAAGTATCCGCTCACGGAAGCGCGAGCGTATGAGATCAAGCGGCTGCTCGCTGCACGCAAGACGACCACTTCGACCGGCAACCCGGCGCAAAGCACGTGACTGATGAAGCGCCCGTCGGTCCTCCGAGACTGAACGTAAGGCTTGCCCGATGGATGCTGGCGACGCTGTGCGTTGGCGCTGTCGGCTGTACCGCGGACGTCTACTCTCCCGCGTCGTCCGACGACGATCCGAGTGCGTTGCGCACGATCGTCCTGCACTGCCTCGACGCGACTGCGCCCGATTACTGCAAGCGCTGTCCGCAACCCCTGGTGGGCGAGTGCGGTGTGACGTCGTGCTGGAACAGCACCGACGTGTGGGCGGAAACGCCGCACTTCGTCGCGATTCCAGATCGCAAGATGTGCCAGTGTCCGCCCGGATTCGTGCACGGTCTCGCCCTTCCGCGCTCGATCGTTACCGGCGTCGAGGATCCCCGACGGCCCGACGGCATCTGGCCGTTTGCATGGCGCGTCGCGAGTGCGCGCATCGCGCCGACCGAAGAGATCGCCTTGGTCGTCAATCCGCCTTTCGCGCGAACGCAGGACGAACTGCATGTGCACATCGTCCGTCTGCTCGACGACGGACGCGCGCAGATCGAGGCGCGACAGCCGCTGCACATCGACAATCTGGAGGACGCCTGGCGTGCCGCGACGGCACACGCGCAACGGAGCGGTTACCAGAGTTACGGCGTTGCCCTCATCCAGTGGAGAAGCGGCGGCTACCTCGTCGTCGCGACCGACCGCAGCCCGGAGATGGCGTTCACGGAATCGCTCTGCAGCAGCGGAGCACCGAGCCGATAGCGAGCACCATCGCAGACCATCGCGCAGGATTTCTCACGCTGCACGCAGACACGCAGCAGTGGTCGCAGGCACGCTGTTCGAGAACTTCTCGATCAAGCCTGAAACGCGACTTTCCAGGGAGTTATGTACAGAAACCTGAGGTAGAGTCACGATGTCACGGCCAGGCTTTTGGCAAATATCGGTAATGTCCTGTTCCGGGTAACGAATTACCCGTCTGCTCGAAAATTGAGCGGCCGCCTTAAGACTCCTTTTCCTCGCCGTGAGCCGGGTCTCTTTCCACAGAGTTGTCCACAGCTTCTGTGGACCAGCGAAAAGTCAAGCATGAAGGGATGAGAATGACATCGTCGAGGGAGACCGACGCCACAGGGTCCTTCCTCGGATCGTGCAGAATCCGAAGTATTGACGACACGCGCTGGCAGCGACCGCAGTACTGTCGGCAGCCACGCTTGCTCCCTGCCGGAGGAGCGGGATACGAGCTCAAGAGCAGGCAATCCCACGTTAAGTCGCCGACCCCGGCCTCGCGAAAGTTCGCACGCGCGGCCAGCGCTTGCGTTAACTTGCCGAGTCACGTCGGATTTCCTATCCTTCGTCGTCGATCGACTGGAGGTGATGCGCGAATCCCATGTGGATTCGCGGGCATCGCGAACGAAACATGGCCCATCTGATCTTCTACGAGAAACCCGGTTGCGGCGGCAACGCGCGCCAGCGTGCACTGCTGCGAGCCGCGGGGCACACGCTGGAACAGCGCAACCTGCTGGCGCACCCGTGGACGCGCGAAGCGCTGCTGGAATTCCTCGATCCCTTGCCGGTGGCGCAGTGGTTCAACCGCGCGGCACCACGCATCAAGAGCGGCGCAATCGACCCGGAAACGCTCGACCGCGAGGTCGCGCTGAAAGCGTTGCTCGCAGAGCCACTGTTGATCCGCCGGCCGCTCATGCAGCGCGCGGACGCCGGTACGAGACTGGTCGGTTTCGATCTGGACGCGGTGCAGCGCTTCGTCGGGCTGGGCGACACCACGCCGCCGACGGAAGCGATGGAGGGCTGCGCATCGCCGCGCGAACGCTGCGCTCCGGGCGGCGCTGCGCGATGAACATCCTCACCGGCGAAAGCACGGAAGCCTGGTTCGGCGGAGAGGTGCCGGCGGCGACGCGCGAACTGTTGCGCCAGGCAGCGACCGCACCGGCTGTGGAACG
The genomic region above belongs to Betaproteobacteria bacterium and contains:
- a CDS encoding MFS transporter, encoding MTAREHHVTAPEDQVPVSQKVAYGLGAIVTIVAVNSVVQLTSLVYVVGLGISAIWIGYAQAFPRLWDAIIDPFLGNLSDNSRSRFGRRIPFLVVGGILIGIAFWLLWTVPRDWSKEAMFAYFVVASLFFYTVVPIYSIPHGALGLEMTPDYHERTSIFAYASFIGNVGALTLPWVYFLANRPIFGGDEVNGVKWICLGMSVVLTAAALICAFVCKEGKLQQTQGQERVPMLESFKTTYRNGTFVRLVIVFVLLIVGFQLVMGFSNLIQIFYIFDGNKDAASALMAENGTLWAIVGIVGVIPMTWLSKRLGKRTTVLLALALIAAGNLAKIVCYNPAFPRLTYFPTICLSLGMVFCFSLVNAMIADICDEDEYSTGIRREGIYFAVYNWWWKVAVSIATIVSGYLQHLTGFVEGAATQSAATMFWLRFWEIGLPSAMCVVAMALMAKYPLTEARAYEIKRLLAARKTTTSTGNPAQST
- a CDS encoding CDP-diacylglycerol diphosphatase, producing the protein MLATLCVGAVGCTADVYSPASSDDDPSALRTIVLHCLDATAPDYCKRCPQPLVGECGVTSCWNSTDVWAETPHFVAIPDRKMCQCPPGFVHGLALPRSIVTGVEDPRRPDGIWPFAWRVASARIAPTEEIALVVNPPFARTQDELHVHIVRLLDDGRAQIEARQPLHIDNLEDAWRAATAHAQRSGYQSYGVALIQWRSGGYLVVATDRSPEMAFTESLCSSGAPSR